In the genome of Paenibacillus pabuli, one region contains:
- a CDS encoding GNAT family N-acetyltransferase, translated as MLKKRDLHECHSLYDFMVDSAVYPYVRHKCQSYDEYVFATKQVIDEEEQHTCISRTILNELGHPIGTIDLYHIEHKTGFLATWIGAPFFGKGYNQRAKEAFFAELFLQHEIETVFLKIRKQNIRSKKAVGKLPYIKLANEIYREVYTSINNTELIYDLYYVNRSDFITIEKMHHVVAT; from the coding sequence ATGTTGAAAAAACGAGACTTGCACGAATGCCACTCACTGTATGATTTTATGGTGGACTCCGCTGTTTATCCATACGTTCGTCATAAGTGCCAATCTTATGATGAATATGTATTTGCGACCAAACAGGTGATTGATGAAGAAGAACAACACACATGTATTTCCAGAACAATCCTTAATGAGCTGGGACATCCCATCGGAACCATCGATTTATATCACATTGAACATAAGACAGGTTTTCTTGCGACATGGATTGGGGCTCCTTTTTTTGGAAAAGGGTATAATCAAAGAGCAAAAGAAGCCTTTTTTGCCGAGTTGTTTCTTCAACATGAAATTGAAACGGTATTTCTTAAAATTCGGAAACAAAACATTCGATCCAAGAAAGCAGTTGGAAAATTGCCGTATATCAAACTAGCAAATGAGATATACCGCGAAGTTTATACGTCAATAAACAATACGGAACTAATTTATGATTTGTATTACGTGAATCGTTCTGACTTCATAACAATTGAAAAGATGCATCATGTGGTTGCTACGTAA
- a CDS encoding GNAT family N-acetyltransferase, with translation MEIKKIENLSNEDWLQLGSFGYKSTQKYELTKKETQGSFSMHLTLINLDDIYEKEELNSTDDLERYEEIMKMGFSYGIYIDGKIIALAISEPQTWNNTLMIWHLQVNEKYIRKGYGRLLINKVNEIAHEQGLRAITLETQNTNVPAIHFYMRCGYQIEGIDVSLYSNNHSQNEEIALYMRKKIQ, from the coding sequence ATGGAGATCAAAAAAATAGAGAATCTATCCAATGAAGATTGGCTTCAACTTGGAAGCTTTGGTTATAAATCCACTCAAAAATATGAGCTTACCAAAAAGGAGACACAAGGTTCTTTTAGTATGCATTTAACGTTAATAAATCTGGATGACATCTACGAAAAAGAAGAATTGAACAGTACAGATGATTTGGAACGATATGAAGAAATTATGAAGATGGGATTTTCTTATGGAATATATATAGATGGGAAAATCATAGCGCTCGCCATTTCCGAACCACAAACTTGGAATAATACACTGATGATATGGCATCTTCAGGTGAATGAAAAATACATAAGAAAAGGATATGGGAGACTGTTGATCAATAAAGTGAATGAGATTGCCCACGAACAAGGCTTAAGAGCGATCACGTTAGAAACCCAGAATACGAACGTTCCAGCCATTCATTTTTACATGCGATGTGGTTATCAAATAGAAGGAATTGATGTATCACTATATTCAAATAATCATAGCCAAAACGAAGAAATAGCTCTGTATATGAGAAAGAAGATCCAATAA
- a CDS encoding GNAT family N-acetyltransferase: MITLRKITLDNRRSIFNLEVSEEQRQYVASNLSSVASCYVLATNGGSPFPLAIYADEQPVGFVMITYGITGYDLPVIADNNYCILRLMIDKQHQSMGYGREALKKILEFIRTFPAGPARYCWIPYSPDNLAAKKLYESFGFHENGEVCHDELITVVEL, translated from the coding sequence ATAATTACGCTCAGAAAAATAACACTGGATAACAGACGTTCTATATTTAACTTGGAAGTTTCAGAAGAGCAGCGTCAATATGTTGCATCAAACCTTTCAAGTGTAGCATCATGTTATGTTCTTGCAACCAATGGCGGCTCACCGTTTCCACTTGCAATTTACGCAGATGAGCAGCCTGTAGGTTTTGTAATGATAACCTACGGAATCACGGGTTATGATCTTCCTGTCATTGCTGATAATAACTATTGTATTTTGCGACTGATGATTGACAAGCAGCATCAGAGCATGGGCTATGGCCGGGAAGCGTTAAAGAAAATATTGGAGTTTATTCGAACTTTCCCAGCTGGTCCTGCACGTTATTGTTGGATTCCGTATAGTCCTGATAACTTGGCTGCCAAAAAGCTATATGAGAGCTTTGGATTCCATGAAAACGGTGAAGTGTGCCATGACGAGCTCATAACAGTAGTGGAACTTTGA
- the cysK gene encoding cysteine synthase A, translating into MTNIAKNLTDLIGNTPLLELSNFARRHQVDAKIIAKLEYFNPAGSVKDRIGYGMIKDAQEKGLINQNSVIIEPTSGNTGVGLAFAAAALGYRLIITLPESFSVERRKLLIALGAELVLTPATEGMSGAIKKAEEIAATIPNSFIPQQFKNPANPQVHKVTTAEEIWRDTEGKVDIFIGGVGTGGTISGVGEALKQRKEDVKIIAVEPSDSPVLSGGTKGVHTIQGIGAGFVPDNFNRTVVDEIVQVRNEDAFETARFLAKSEGLLVGISSGAAAYAAVQIAKRSENKNKSIVVLFPDTGERYLSTDLYPEA; encoded by the coding sequence ATGACTAATATCGCGAAGAATCTCACAGATCTGATTGGAAATACACCACTATTAGAGCTTTCTAATTTTGCGAGAAGACATCAAGTTGATGCGAAGATCATTGCCAAACTGGAATACTTTAATCCAGCAGGTAGTGTAAAAGATAGAATCGGATATGGAATGATTAAAGACGCTCAAGAGAAGGGGTTAATTAACCAAAATTCAGTGATAATAGAACCGACCAGCGGTAATACAGGTGTAGGACTTGCATTTGCAGCAGCAGCATTAGGATACAGATTAATCATAACACTTCCTGAGAGTTTCAGTGTAGAACGTAGGAAGCTTTTGATTGCTCTGGGAGCGGAACTAGTTCTTACACCTGCCACAGAAGGAATGTCTGGAGCCATCAAAAAGGCTGAAGAAATTGCGGCTACAATCCCTAACTCATTTATACCTCAACAGTTTAAAAATCCAGCAAATCCACAAGTACATAAGGTAACAACCGCAGAAGAGATTTGGAGAGATACCGAAGGCAAAGTGGATATTTTTATTGGTGGAGTTGGTACAGGTGGGACCATATCTGGAGTTGGCGAAGCACTTAAACAAAGAAAAGAAGATGTGAAAATTATAGCTGTAGAGCCTTCAGATTCCCCGGTACTTTCTGGAGGAACTAAAGGCGTGCATACCATTCAAGGAATTGGTGCCGGTTTTGTTCCCGACAATTTTAATAGAACTGTCGTTGATGAGATCGTACAGGTAAGAAATGAAGATGCATTTGAAACAGCTCGTTTTTTAGCTAAATCCGAAGGATTATTAGTTGGCATTTCATCTGGTGCAGCTGCATATGCAGCAGTACAAATTGCAAAAAGGTCAGAGAATAAAAATAAAAGTATAGTTGTTCTGTTCCCAGATACAGGGGAACGATATTTATCAACAGACCTTTATCCAGAAGCATAA
- a CDS encoding GNAT family N-acetyltransferase, with amino-acid sequence MELNHWSEELHSYDLSNEYSIQKAEPEEWGVYCSVYYNMAYTGFFREEGYFNVSRNNSFWIYKGESKIGGVRMAPNTLYHLFFMPPFNDSFEVLKLLKRILIKWSDATQRIKIYEILPDQVHLFTRAGFWPDEFRCRWMQRPTDHFNVRWDHDFIVKSPKIIENETGAKQYINEDEIAQCDFESFVGGFEALRRKKTSLEDFIPNEEVHYTNEDLTQASTLVYDKVTGQLIANCRLCLQDNQAAVYSIGVNPAYRGKGLATRMLQRALTELKDKYPVLRLYVMEGNDAESVYFNLGFVPGVQEIQTMYIPVHE; translated from the coding sequence GTGGAATTAAATCATTGGTCCGAGGAACTTCATTCGTATGATTTATCAAATGAATATTCCATTCAAAAGGCTGAGCCCGAAGAATGGGGAGTATATTGTTCTGTCTATTATAATATGGCCTATACTGGATTTTTTAGAGAGGAAGGCTACTTCAATGTTTCGCGGAATAACTCTTTTTGGATTTATAAAGGAGAGTCAAAAATCGGTGGGGTAAGGATGGCACCCAATACGTTATATCATTTATTCTTTATGCCCCCATTCAATGATTCATTTGAGGTACTGAAACTTCTTAAAAGAATACTCATAAAATGGTCTGATGCAACTCAACGTATCAAGATATATGAAATTCTCCCCGATCAAGTACATTTATTTACGAGGGCTGGATTCTGGCCAGATGAGTTCAGATGTCGCTGGATGCAGCGCCCGACAGATCATTTCAATGTGCGTTGGGATCATGATTTTATAGTTAAGAGCCCCAAAATTATCGAGAATGAAACGGGTGCTAAGCAATACATTAATGAAGATGAAATTGCTCAGTGTGACTTTGAAAGCTTTGTAGGCGGTTTCGAAGCCTTACGCAGAAAGAAAACATCCCTTGAAGACTTTATCCCCAACGAAGAAGTCCATTATACCAATGAGGACCTAACTCAAGCTTCTACACTTGTTTATGATAAAGTTACTGGACAGCTCATAGCCAACTGTCGACTATGTTTGCAGGATAATCAAGCAGCAGTATACAGCATCGGAGTCAACCCCGCTTACAGAGGAAAAGGACTTGCTACACGAATGCTGCAAAGAGCCTTGACTGAACTTAAAGACAAGTATCCAGTTCTAAGGTTATATGTCATGGAAGGCAATGATGCCGAATCAGTTTATTTTAATCTTGGATTTGTTCCTGGCGTTCAAGAGATACAAACGATGTATATTCCTGTACATGAGTAG
- a CDS encoding DinB family protein gives MLYDLKGEANMSPVVGLLYSAVTENSQRLQRITDGMSLEEIDYKGPNHNFNSTAQLIKHITYVDLNWVYRINGLPLPQTLKEQHGPMIDEHGRLPMVQGVSLSILMSTYEGVITMLKDACAQLTDDDLARIVTFGHENEKQATIRWGIWHIADHSRYHQAHINQLRRWYHEAR, from the coding sequence GTGCTTTATGATTTAAAAGGCGAAGCCAATATGTCACCTGTTGTTGGGTTGTTATATTCTGCGGTTACAGAAAACAGCCAACGACTACAACGAATTACAGACGGTATGTCGCTAGAAGAAATTGATTATAAAGGACCTAATCACAATTTCAATAGTACCGCTCAATTAATAAAACATATCACCTACGTCGATCTGAATTGGGTTTATCGAATAAATGGCCTACCACTTCCTCAGACCTTAAAAGAGCAACATGGGCCCATGATTGATGAACATGGCAGACTTCCGATGGTTCAAGGGGTATCTTTGAGTATACTTATGTCAACATATGAAGGTGTCATAACCATGTTAAAGGACGCGTGTGCACAATTAACGGATGATGATTTAGCGAGGATTGTCACTTTTGGACATGAGAATGAGAAGCAGGCGACCATACGCTGGGGTATATGGCATATCGCTGACCACAGTCGTTATCACCAAGCTCACATTAATCAACTTCGAAGATGGTATCATGAAGCTCGCTAA
- a CDS encoding amidase family protein — MGNLSELNPVNVEENTIFEIQAAMEKGELCSRDLVLYYLYRISQYDQNGPKINSVLEINPDAIFIAEALDAERKSVGPRGVLHGIPVLLKDNIETNDRMHTTAGALALETHISSKDSFLVTKLREAGAIILGKTNMTEWANGMSSEMWAGYSARGGQVLNPYGDFFPGGSSTGSAAAVAANFTMVSVGTETSGSILSPSIQNSIVGIKPTVGLISRAGIIPFSLSQDTAGPMARTVTDAAILLGILSGRDEDDPATWRNPQSSVDYTTCLDLNGLKNANIGIFRKAPLTRYRDNDEYDEVLFENVVTQIKEAGANVIEDIDIPSFDRQWEWNKLNNEFKHNVEHYLQSLPSHLPVHTLSELVEWNKQNAERALKYGQNLLKHRGQLDNPLNNSNYILELITDLYHSQNNGIDYALHNFGLDAIVFPSYVGADLCARAGYPSIAVPAGYKESGRPFGITFAGKAFSESVLIRFAFAFEQLTAHRKKPNL; from the coding sequence ATGGGAAATTTATCTGAACTGAACCCTGTTAATGTTGAAGAAAACACGATATTTGAAATACAAGCTGCCATGGAAAAGGGGGAGCTTTGCTCAAGAGACCTGGTTCTGTATTACTTGTATCGTATTTCACAATATGACCAAAATGGGCCAAAGATTAATTCCGTGCTGGAAATAAACCCGGATGCGATTTTTATTGCGGAGGCCTTGGATGCTGAAAGGAAATCAGTGGGACCCAGAGGGGTTCTACACGGGATTCCGGTTCTGTTGAAAGATAACATAGAAACCAACGACAGAATGCATACAACTGCTGGAGCGCTAGCTTTGGAAACCCATATTAGTTCTAAGGATTCTTTTCTTGTGACTAAACTAAGGGAAGCTGGAGCAATCATACTTGGAAAAACGAATATGACAGAATGGGCAAATGGCATGTCTTCGGAGATGTGGGCAGGGTACAGCGCTAGAGGTGGACAAGTTTTGAATCCTTATGGCGATTTTTTTCCAGGGGGTTCAAGCACAGGTTCCGCTGCCGCGGTTGCTGCTAACTTTACGATGGTTTCCGTAGGAACGGAAACATCTGGCTCCATATTAAGTCCATCCATTCAGAACTCTATTGTTGGTATAAAGCCAACTGTGGGTTTAATAAGTCGTGCTGGAATAATACCGTTCTCACTCTCCCAAGACACTGCTGGTCCAATGGCAAGGACTGTAACAGACGCAGCAATTCTATTAGGGATACTTTCAGGAAGAGACGAGGATGATCCGGCTACTTGGAGAAATCCCCAATCTTCTGTAGACTACACCACATGTTTAGACCTCAATGGATTGAAAAATGCAAATATAGGAATCTTCAGAAAAGCCCCCCTTACACGATACCGTGATAACGACGAATACGATGAAGTTCTATTTGAGAATGTCGTAACCCAGATCAAAGAAGCTGGGGCTAATGTTATTGAAGATATAGATATCCCATCGTTTGACCGGCAGTGGGAGTGGAACAAGTTGAATAATGAATTTAAACATAACGTTGAACATTATCTGCAAAGTCTTCCATCACATTTACCTGTTCATACCCTCAGTGAATTAGTCGAATGGAACAAGCAAAATGCAGAAAGGGCTTTAAAATATGGGCAAAACCTTCTCAAACATAGAGGACAATTGGATAATCCATTAAATAATTCGAATTACATCTTGGAGTTAATAACGGATCTATATCATTCGCAAAATAATGGCATAGATTATGCTTTACATAACTTTGGACTGGACGCTATTGTTTTCCCTTCTTACGTTGGTGCTGATCTTTGTGCAAGAGCTGGGTATCCATCGATCGCTGTACCTGCAGGATATAAGGAAAGTGGAAGGCCATTTGGAATCACATTTGCAGGTAAAGCTTTTAGTGAATCAGTATTGATTCGTTTTGCCTTTGCCTTTGAACAGTTAACAGCTCATAGAAAAAAGCCGAACTTATAA
- a CDS encoding AraC family transcriptional regulator, with amino-acid sequence MLTIHTPTNIALQENEVYVRSEADNFQDEWPVHTHNGYEIHYFIQGDATFLIGDRIYKPLPGDMFIFRGGVPHRINPSREIVYKRSFVNFTELLLMDMLGISQLDNLMSIFRHPNGLLVHWSLEEREHITGIFKGIKEEMDARNTGYKTMVKLSLTQLLLRIYRKTNSERSVNPILCSSQKQTSVSRVLHYLNQNYTENVSLDDLSKTLHLNKYYICHSFKETTGYTISNYVIRKRVAEAKKLLLSTDAPILSISETLGFNTPVYFSRAFKQYVGVSPQLFRKNELLNEAKNH; translated from the coding sequence ATGTTAACCATACACACCCCGACGAATATTGCTTTGCAGGAAAATGAAGTTTATGTGCGATCAGAAGCAGATAATTTTCAGGATGAATGGCCTGTTCATACGCATAATGGGTATGAGATTCATTATTTTATCCAAGGAGATGCGACCTTTTTAATCGGTGACCGAATCTATAAGCCGCTGCCTGGAGATATGTTTATATTCAGAGGGGGAGTGCCCCACCGGATTAATCCTTCAAGAGAAATCGTATACAAGCGAAGTTTTGTCAATTTTACGGAATTATTGCTTATGGACATGCTTGGTATCAGTCAATTGGATAATCTGATGTCCATATTCCGTCATCCTAATGGATTATTGGTGCATTGGTCCCTGGAGGAGCGGGAACACATCACAGGTATATTTAAGGGGATCAAGGAGGAGATGGATGCCCGAAATACAGGGTATAAAACCATGGTCAAATTGAGTCTTACCCAATTGCTGCTGCGGATTTACCGGAAAACGAACAGTGAGCGATCCGTCAATCCGATTTTATGTTCTTCCCAGAAGCAGACAAGCGTAAGCCGGGTTCTTCATTATTTAAACCAGAACTACACAGAGAATGTTTCTTTGGATGACTTGTCCAAAACACTCCATTTGAACAAATATTACATTTGTCATTCTTTCAAAGAGACGACGGGATATACCATAAGCAATTATGTCATACGCAAAAGGGTAGCAGAAGCCAAAAAATTGTTGCTGTCTACGGATGCACCGATTTTGTCCATATCAGAGACACTGGGCTTTAACACACCTGTGTATTTTAGCAGGGCTTTTAAACAATATGTGGGAGTATCGCCACAGTTGTTCCGTAAAAATGAATTGCTTAACGAAGCCAAAAATCATTAA
- a CDS encoding ABC transporter substrate-binding protein → MTKRTTFKLSISVLLTVLLIMLTACGNSGTSANGKQATLDFLWFSDGNEGEVIKEIIKDYEQTHTNVKINLIEVGFKDIQTKLKTMLSGGKPPALSRVTDTGSFANQAVDLTPYVDNADQFEDQFIDSLKPYYVMNDKLVAAPMDVTANGLIYNKTLFDKAGVKVPTSPDQVWTWDEYIAALKQVMDKGGARYGMVWDVTPHRWSTLLYQNGGSILTEDGSAAAINNEAGIRSMEMFKQLHQDGIMPESVWLGGENPNNLFRSGTVATHWAGNWMISNYKDITDFEWGVTYMPKGTQRSSVPGGKFLMAFKGSGYEQEAAEFIEYLTSKEVNSKYNEKSLFMSPRKDSSVLNYEFGKEMFEIFSDELKNSSPLAANDWSRQTLISKISTDLKNNIMDVLSDKATPQEALDRTAKQINEVIDSQ, encoded by the coding sequence ATGACAAAAAGAACAACGTTTAAGCTTAGCATCAGTGTTCTATTGACCGTACTGCTCATCATGCTGACTGCTTGCGGAAATTCAGGTACAAGTGCGAATGGAAAACAAGCAACCCTTGATTTCTTGTGGTTCTCTGACGGGAATGAAGGAGAAGTGATTAAGGAAATTATTAAAGATTACGAGCAGACCCATACCAACGTTAAAATCAATCTGATTGAGGTGGGCTTCAAGGATATCCAAACCAAATTGAAAACAATGTTATCTGGCGGAAAGCCGCCTGCTCTGAGTCGGGTCACGGATACGGGATCTTTTGCTAATCAGGCTGTTGACCTTACACCCTACGTGGACAATGCGGATCAATTCGAGGATCAATTTATCGACTCTCTCAAACCTTACTATGTTATGAATGACAAGCTGGTAGCTGCACCTATGGATGTCACAGCGAATGGATTGATTTATAACAAAACCTTATTTGATAAAGCAGGCGTCAAGGTACCTACTTCTCCCGATCAGGTATGGACGTGGGACGAATATATCGCTGCACTCAAACAGGTGATGGACAAAGGTGGAGCACGATATGGCATGGTATGGGATGTCACTCCGCATCGATGGTCCACTCTTTTGTACCAGAATGGTGGGAGCATCTTAACGGAGGATGGCAGTGCGGCGGCGATTAACAATGAAGCCGGAATCCGTTCCATGGAGATGTTCAAGCAGCTTCATCAAGATGGGATTATGCCTGAGTCGGTATGGCTCGGAGGGGAGAACCCGAATAACCTGTTCCGTTCCGGGACGGTAGCTACCCACTGGGCTGGCAACTGGATGATCAGCAATTACAAGGATATCACCGATTTCGAATGGGGTGTTACCTATATGCCGAAAGGAACACAACGTTCTTCCGTGCCGGGTGGGAAGTTTCTCATGGCTTTCAAAGGCAGTGGTTATGAGCAGGAAGCGGCAGAATTTATTGAATATTTAACGTCCAAAGAAGTCAATTCCAAATATAATGAGAAGTCGTTGTTTATGAGTCCACGGAAGGACAGCTCTGTGCTGAATTATGAATTTGGCAAGGAGATGTTTGAAATTTTCTCGGATGAATTGAAGAACAGTTCGCCTCTTGCAGCGAATGACTGGTCCAGGCAAACGCTTATATCCAAAATTTCAACGGATTTGAAAAATAATATTATGGACGTTCTGTCAGACAAGGCAACTCCTCAGGAAGCATTGGATCGAACGGCCAAGCAAATTAATGAAGTTATTGACAGTCAATAA
- a CDS encoding carbohydrate ABC transporter permease: MSEGQRSNNRTLARQNRKLVIAPYLFILPNLLIFGIFIVFPSLLGLYYSFHVYDGLNPMKFNGLDNYIKIMGDQEFWSTIGRTGLYAAIVVPLIYAAALGIALLLAREIRMRGFFRAIFYWPTMISYIIVGLTWKWIFGDSFGILNHLLTMAGGEPVGFLTSSFWANTAVIVATVWSRAGFFMVIFIAGLQAIPTDYYEAARLDGATGTKVFRYITLPLLKPTSLLVVMLSLIDAFKAFPLMFALTGGGPGKETTYIVQYIYEIGFNRQELGLASAMSVMLFILIGGFSALQFRLSKGGAV; the protein is encoded by the coding sequence ATGAGTGAAGGACAACGATCAAACAATAGAACGCTGGCAAGGCAGAACAGGAAGCTCGTCATCGCTCCTTATCTGTTTATACTTCCCAACCTCCTGATTTTTGGCATTTTTATTGTCTTTCCCTCTTTATTGGGCCTGTACTATTCTTTCCATGTCTATGATGGATTGAACCCGATGAAGTTCAACGGGCTGGACAATTATATCAAGATTATGGGGGATCAGGAATTTTGGTCAACCATCGGACGAACGGGACTTTATGCAGCGATTGTTGTCCCGCTAATTTATGCAGCTGCATTAGGCATTGCATTGCTGCTGGCACGCGAGATTAGAATGCGCGGTTTCTTCCGAGCCATTTTTTACTGGCCGACCATGATTTCCTACATCATCGTAGGTTTGACCTGGAAGTGGATTTTTGGAGATTCGTTCGGCATTCTGAATCATCTGCTGACGATGGCAGGTGGGGAGCCAGTCGGCTTTCTGACCTCGTCCTTCTGGGCAAATACCGCTGTAATTGTTGCGACGGTATGGTCACGTGCTGGCTTTTTCATGGTCATTTTTATCGCGGGTTTGCAGGCCATACCTACAGATTACTATGAGGCTGCCCGCCTGGACGGGGCAACGGGAACCAAGGTGTTTCGCTATATTACCCTCCCACTGTTGAAGCCCACAAGCTTACTCGTTGTTATGCTGAGTCTGATTGACGCGTTCAAGGCCTTCCCACTTATGTTTGCGCTTACAGGCGGTGGGCCAGGCAAGGAAACCACGTATATTGTTCAATACATTTATGAGATTGGCTTTAACAGGCAGGAGCTTGGCCTCGCCAGCGCCATGTCAGTGATGCTGTTTATCCTCATTGGTGGATTCTCGGCGCTGCAATTCCGTCTATCGAAAGGAGGGGCTGTCTGA